TGCCGTTTCGCCCAATCCATTTCATCACATTCAATTTGTTGACACGGAAAGGCGTTCCCTTCCTTATCCCACTCTACCGGGTATACACTTCCAAGGCTATTGATAAGGAATCTACGCACTCATTTTGACAACATGGCTCCAGAAAAGACCAttacaaagaagaaagttcGCATACCAATCCTGCTTGCCGGAGTTTGCTTCATTTTTCTGCTTGTAAGGAATTTTGCAATGATCAACTGTAAAAATGTCGACATGATTGACGTTCTGCAATCTTATCAGCCATTGCCAGCTCAAATCATACAGCCAACGCGTAAGCCTCGACATCACCCAACACGTGCTGATTCGGTGCTACGTGACTTTGCTTCAGATACTTCAAACAATTCCGACAAGTCCCACTGCGATAGCAAGGATCCATATCGACACATACCTCTCAAACCCAATCAGCGCGTTATTCATCTAACTGGAAAAATGGGATACAACAACAAGTTTCAAAAGGATGTTGAAGACAGACAAAGGGAAGTGATCCAGAAGTTTCCCTGGCTACGGAATACCTCTGATGCCATCTCTCACTTCAAAGTTCCCGACCATTGGCTGAACTATGAACCGTACCAGGAACATTTGCAGTTCCTGAAAGATCCGACACATGAATCTTCTAAGGGTGGAGGCTGGTGGTTTTGGAAGCCGGCTGTGATCTTGGATGTCTTGAAGCAGCTGTCACCAGATGATGTGCTGGTTTATGCTGACTACGACCAGACCAATTGGTGGCCAGGCTTGGCAGTTTTTATCGAAT
The sequence above is drawn from the Phaeodactylum tricornutum CCAP 1055/1 PHATR_bd_10x23 genomic scaffold, whole genome shotgun sequence genome and encodes:
- a CDS encoding predicted protein, translating into MAPEKTITKKKVRIPILLAGVCFIFLLVRNFAMINCKNVDMIDVLQSYQPLPAQIIQPTRKPRHHPTRADSVLRDFASDTSNNSDKSHCDSKDPYRHIPLKPNQRVIHLTGKMGYNNKFQKDVEDRQREVIQKFPWLRNTSDAISHFKVPDHWLNYEPYQEHLQFLKDPTHESSKGGGWWFWKPAVILDVLKQLSPDDVLVYADYDQTNWWPGLAVFIEYMIQNPNIDWALTQTYIREEKYTKQDVFEAYCGKPTKALQDSGQWRAGLHIFRPTPRVIQFIEEWQRATEDYSAISDTESLIPNAPSFVEHRRDQSLLNLLLKCWFTSDEAKYVKVLDPCEGLYMKGNLNLHFVTLPSLKTPEELTLLEERRHSFWAFHNRTVPKALYQT